The following proteins are encoded in a genomic region of Hymenobacter siberiensis:
- a CDS encoding complex I subunit 4 family protein: MLTAVLLFLPLAAALLLLVVKGAAARALAFGASLLEFVVAAYVTFDFTRHGSTAYNLDYRWIASAGINFHIGLDGLSLLMVLLTTFLVPLILLSAFKRDYDNPSTFYALVLFMQTGLLGVFVSLDAFLFYFFWEVALIPIYLLAGAWGGERRVAVTLKFFLYTVVGSLLMLAGFVYLYLQTGPAAGSLAQHSSELTAFYSLKLSAAEQSWLFWLIFAAFAVKMPIFPFHTWQPDTYTEAPAPATMLLSGIMLKMGIYGTLRWLLPVVPLGVSQWQKPVIILSVIGIIYGAIIAIRQRDVKRLIAYSSLSHVGLMAAGVFSLTQIGLQGAVVQMLAHGVNVVGMFFIADAIERRTGTRYIPDLGGLTRRTPILSVCFLIMLLSTVALPLTGGFVGEFLLLAGVYEYNAWVGAVAGLTIIFSAVYLLRMFQRVMLGPDSSFSETITDLTGGELLVLVPLIVLVFWIGLFPNTFLHISEPAVTNILALVGR; the protein is encoded by the coding sequence ATGCTGACTGCTGTACTGCTTTTTCTCCCTTTAGCCGCCGCCCTGCTGCTGCTAGTCGTTAAGGGAGCCGCCGCCCGCGCCCTTGCCTTCGGGGCCTCGCTCCTCGAATTCGTTGTCGCCGCCTACGTCACGTTCGACTTCACCCGCCACGGCTCAACTGCCTACAACCTCGATTACCGCTGGATTGCCTCGGCCGGCATCAACTTCCATATCGGGCTCGATGGCCTGAGCCTGTTGATGGTGCTGCTCACCACGTTCCTGGTTCCGCTCATTCTGCTGAGCGCTTTCAAGCGCGATTACGACAACCCGTCCACGTTCTACGCCCTCGTGCTGTTTATGCAAACGGGCCTGCTCGGCGTGTTCGTTTCGCTCGATGCCTTCCTGTTCTACTTCTTCTGGGAAGTGGCCCTCATTCCGATTTACCTGCTGGCGGGTGCCTGGGGCGGCGAGCGCCGCGTGGCCGTCACCCTCAAGTTTTTCCTCTATACCGTGGTGGGCTCACTGCTGATGCTGGCCGGCTTCGTGTACCTCTACCTGCAAACCGGCCCCGCCGCCGGCTCGCTGGCCCAGCACTCCTCGGAGCTCACCGCTTTCTACAGCCTGAAGCTCAGCGCCGCCGAGCAGTCGTGGCTGTTCTGGCTGATTTTCGCCGCCTTTGCCGTGAAGATGCCCATCTTCCCCTTCCACACCTGGCAGCCCGACACCTACACCGAAGCCCCCGCCCCCGCCACCATGCTGCTCTCGGGCATCATGCTGAAAATGGGCATCTACGGCACCCTGCGCTGGTTGCTGCCCGTGGTGCCGCTCGGCGTGAGCCAGTGGCAGAAGCCGGTTATCATCCTCTCCGTCATTGGCATTATCTACGGGGCCATCATCGCCATTCGGCAGCGCGACGTGAAGCGCCTCATCGCCTACTCGTCCCTTAGCCACGTTGGATTGATGGCGGCCGGCGTGTTCTCGCTCACCCAAATCGGCCTGCAAGGCGCAGTGGTTCAGATGCTGGCCCACGGCGTGAACGTGGTCGGCATGTTCTTCATTGCCGATGCCATTGAGCGCCGCACCGGCACCCGCTACATCCCCGACCTGGGCGGCCTCACGCGCCGCACGCCCATCCTCTCAGTTTGCTTCCTAATAATGCTGTTGAGCACGGTGGCCCTGCCCCTCACGGGCGGCTTTGTGGGTGAATTCCTGCTGCTGGCCGGCGTGTACGAATACAACGCCTGGGTGGGCGCGGTGGCCGGCCTCACCATCATTTTCTCGGCCGTGTACCTGCTGCGCATGTTCCAGCGCGTGATGCTCGGCCCGGATTCGTCGTTCTCCGAAACCATTACCGACCTCACCGGCGGCGAGTTGCTGGTGCTGGTGCCGCTCATTGTGCTGGTGTTCTGGATTGGCCTGTTCCCCAACACCTTCCTGCACATCTCCGAGCCGGCCGTCACAAATATCCTGGCGCTGGTCGGGCGCTAA
- a CDS encoding VOC family protein, whose amino-acid sequence MAIPMLRVVRPTDNLPALLRFYCDGLGLQVLISFTAHNGFDGVMLDHPHAPYHLEFTHQPGHAVGRAPTADNLLVFYLPDAAEWPPAVQRMLAAGFAPVPAYNPYWDQQGRTFEDPDGYRVVLQQAVWNL is encoded by the coding sequence ATGGCAATACCCATGCTGCGCGTGGTTCGGCCCACCGACAACCTGCCGGCCCTGCTGCGTTTCTACTGCGATGGCCTCGGCTTGCAGGTACTCATATCCTTCACCGCCCACAACGGATTCGACGGCGTGATGCTGGACCACCCGCACGCGCCGTACCATCTGGAGTTCACGCACCAGCCGGGGCACGCCGTGGGCCGCGCTCCCACGGCCGACAACCTGCTGGTGTTCTACCTGCCCGATGCCGCCGAATGGCCGCCCGCCGTGCAGCGGATGCTGGCCGCCGGCTTCGCGCCCGTGCCAGCATATAATCCGTATTGGGACCAGCAGGGCCGTACTTTTGAAGACCCCGACGGCTACCGCGTGGTGCTGCAACAGGCGGTCTGGAATCTGTAG
- a CDS encoding glutamate--tRNA ligase family protein, with translation MSDHSPVVSRLAPTPSGFLHLGNAVNFVLTWLLTRQVVPGRAGGTLHLRIDDLDRARLRPAYLDNIFRVIDWLGIDYDHGPSGPDNFLRHHSQLLHLPDYNRVLRRLAQQPGLVQASQRTRTGGPEAPVSLETPGAAWRAQVPAGTEIQFADGWQGETSVPLGALMPDFVVRKKDGVAAYQVASVVDDLRLGTNLIVRGLDLQASSAAQLWLAVQLSETTAFNRTQVHFFHHSLMTDAAGQKLSKSQQLPLDAGILAQEQGKQAVFQAVAQLLKLPAEAAATLPMLQQAFTSVKRSLPSR, from the coding sequence ATGTCTGACCACTCGCCCGTTGTTTCGCGCCTCGCGCCCACGCCCAGCGGCTTCCTGCACCTCGGCAACGCCGTGAACTTCGTGCTCACCTGGCTGCTCACGCGGCAGGTCGTACCCGGCAGGGCCGGCGGCACGCTGCACCTGAGAATCGACGACCTGGACCGCGCCCGTCTGCGCCCCGCCTACCTGGATAATATCTTCCGCGTAATCGACTGGCTGGGGATTGACTACGACCACGGCCCCAGTGGCCCCGACAATTTCCTGCGCCACCATTCGCAGCTGTTGCACCTGCCCGACTACAACCGCGTGCTGCGCCGGCTGGCGCAGCAGCCCGGTTTGGTGCAGGCCAGCCAGCGCACCCGCACCGGCGGCCCCGAAGCCCCGGTTTCGCTCGAAACGCCCGGCGCGGCGTGGCGGGCGCAGGTGCCGGCTGGTACTGAAATTCAGTTTGCCGATGGTTGGCAGGGCGAAACCAGTGTGCCGCTCGGCGCGCTAATGCCGGATTTTGTGGTTCGCAAAAAGGACGGCGTAGCCGCGTACCAGGTGGCTTCAGTAGTCGATGATTTACGCCTCGGTACCAACCTGATTGTGCGCGGGCTGGACCTGCAAGCCAGCTCTGCCGCGCAGCTTTGGCTGGCCGTGCAGCTCTCGGAAACAACTGCTTTTAATAGAACACAGGTGCATTTTTTTCATCATTCGCTGATGACCGATGCGGCCGGCCAGAAGCTCTCTAAGTCGCAGCAGCTGCCGCTGGATGCGGGTATTCTGGCTCAGGAGCAAGGAAAGCAAGCCGTATTCCAGGCCGTGGCGCAGCTGCTGAAGCTCCCGGCAGAGGCTGCTGCCACATTGCCGATGCTCCAACAGGCCTTCACCTCGGTGAAACGCTCTTTGCCCTCTCGTTAA
- the nfi gene encoding deoxyribonuclease V (cleaves DNA at apurinic or apyrimidinic sites) yields the protein MAYYRPPGPPPDPALVRSLTEQQHEMRQRVRAELLPREPHLIAGCDSSFPTPDTILSVFVVLKFPSLELVEKVYSYGPVDMPYVPGFLSFREAPNVIHAFAKLENKPDVIMVDGHGIAHPRRMGIAAHLGVLLDMPIFGVAKNKLTGIFQEPGIERGNIEPLLDAKSGELIGEVIRSKDKVLPLFVSPGHRCDQATATRLTLACLKGYKLPEPTRLADYWAEQFKKEVR from the coding sequence ATGGCTTACTACCGCCCGCCCGGCCCTCCCCCCGACCCCGCCCTCGTGCGCAGCCTCACCGAGCAACAGCACGAAATGCGCCAGCGCGTGCGCGCCGAGCTCCTGCCCCGGGAGCCACACCTCATCGCCGGCTGCGACTCCTCATTCCCCACGCCCGACACCATTCTATCGGTGTTCGTAGTCCTGAAATTTCCTTCGCTGGAGCTGGTAGAGAAAGTGTACAGCTACGGGCCCGTAGACATGCCCTACGTGCCCGGCTTCCTCTCCTTCCGCGAGGCGCCGAACGTGATTCACGCCTTCGCCAAGCTGGAGAACAAGCCCGATGTGATTATGGTCGACGGCCACGGCATTGCGCACCCGCGCCGCATGGGCATTGCCGCGCACCTGGGCGTGCTGCTCGACATGCCCATCTTCGGCGTGGCCAAGAATAAGCTGACGGGCATTTTTCAGGAGCCCGGTATCGAGCGCGGCAACATTGAGCCGCTGCTCGATGCGAAATCCGGCGAGCTCATCGGCGAGGTTATTCGCAGCAAGGACAAGGTGCTGCCGCTGTTCGTGAGCCCCGGCCACCGCTGCGACCAAGCCACCGCTACCCGCCTCACCCTGGCATGCTTGAAAGGCTACAAATTGCCGGAGCCTACCCGTTTGGCCGATTATTGGGCCGAGCAGTTTAAGAAAGAGGTGCGGTAG
- a CDS encoding DUF1990 family protein — MSDSPPEQPASTGSGPLLERRYFIDVQRARHSPAQLMAEVQADVPRFSPEALADFEKTTGDAGPIKTGDEFHITIRGPWNGSVRVTDVGATYFEFITLEGHPEAGRIRFEAHYLDESPDVLRFEIRSSARSRDGLVAFAYDTLGGGKLMQEASWVEFCRRVAAASGGHALADVVVETFRHDEASHVHHTRHE; from the coding sequence ATGTCTGATTCCCCTCCCGAACAACCCGCTTCTACCGGCTCCGGCCCGCTACTGGAGCGCCGCTACTTTATTGACGTGCAGCGGGCGCGGCATTCACCCGCTCAGCTTATGGCCGAGGTGCAGGCCGATGTGCCCCGCTTCTCGCCCGAGGCACTCGCCGATTTCGAAAAGACAACCGGCGACGCGGGCCCCATTAAGACCGGCGACGAATTCCATATCACCATTCGCGGCCCCTGGAACGGCAGCGTGCGCGTCACCGATGTCGGTGCCACTTACTTCGAATTCATCACGCTCGAAGGCCACCCCGAGGCCGGCCGTATTCGTTTCGAAGCCCACTATCTGGACGAGTCGCCCGACGTGCTGCGGTTCGAAATTCGTTCCTCGGCCCGCTCGCGCGATGGGCTGGTGGCTTTCGCCTACGACACCCTGGGCGGCGGCAAGCTGATGCAGGAAGCCTCCTGGGTCGAATTCTGCCGGCGCGTGGCGGCGGCCAGCGGCGGCCACGCCCTGGCCGACGTAGTAGTCGAAACCTTCCGGCACGACGAAGCCAGCCACGTTCATCACACCCGCCATGAGTAG
- a CDS encoding DUF1990 domain-containing protein translates to MSSPTIAVPASAKPPAWEQYRARLDAYRNAKVNYDFSRQNEHASATGWRLDDYETDLPAEAPGPPEAAGSFAAAQDVLRRYAFPPPDLITGYFDPTMPLEKRIMVLRAHFLVFNFYFGVRVSEVTDEEARPTPSGPAGSYPERVWGYGYRTLEGHFERGQIDFTIHKNLPTGAVQFRIHAVSQSGQIRNPFYWVGFKLFGRILQRKFARESLRRMRELVGQALAQGSPAAAAAAAGAPRPG, encoded by the coding sequence ATGAGTAGCCCAACTATCGCCGTGCCGGCCTCGGCAAAGCCGCCCGCCTGGGAGCAGTACCGCGCCCGCCTTGATGCCTACCGCAACGCCAAGGTCAACTACGACTTTTCGCGCCAGAACGAGCACGCCAGCGCCACCGGCTGGCGCCTCGACGACTACGAAACCGACCTGCCCGCCGAAGCCCCCGGCCCACCCGAGGCTGCCGGCTCCTTCGCCGCCGCCCAGGATGTGCTGCGCCGCTACGCCTTCCCCCCGCCCGACCTCATCACCGGCTACTTCGACCCCACTATGCCGCTCGAAAAGCGCATTATGGTGCTGCGGGCGCACTTTCTGGTCTTCAATTTCTACTTCGGCGTGCGCGTGAGCGAGGTCACCGATGAGGAAGCCCGCCCCACGCCCAGCGGCCCGGCCGGCTCGTACCCGGAACGGGTGTGGGGCTACGGCTACCGCACCCTCGAAGGCCACTTCGAGCGCGGTCAGATTGACTTCACCATTCACAAAAATCTGCCGACCGGGGCCGTACAGTTTCGCATTCACGCCGTATCGCAGTCCGGCCAGATTCGCAACCCGTTCTACTGGGTGGGTTTCAAGCTGTTTGGGCGAATACTCCAGCGCAAGTTTGCCCGCGAGTCGTTGCGTCGAATGCGGGAGCTGGTGGGCCAGGCTTTAGCACAAGGCTCGCCAGCTGCCGCTGCCGCCGCCGCCGGGGCACCGCGGCCGGGATAA
- a CDS encoding DUF3817 domain-containing protein codes for MSLTPGHLFLTSLGRLRLIGFLEGISLLVLLGIAMPLKYLAGQPLAVRYVGMAHGVLFVAYVLLVIQVAIERRWSFGKALLALAVSVLPFGTFWAEKRLFH; via the coding sequence ATGTCCCTCACGCCCGGTCATCTTTTTCTCACTTCACTGGGCCGCCTGCGGCTGATTGGGTTTCTGGAAGGCATTTCGTTGCTGGTGTTGCTGGGCATTGCCATGCCCTTAAAATACCTGGCGGGCCAGCCCCTGGCGGTGCGCTACGTGGGTATGGCGCACGGTGTGCTGTTTGTGGCGTACGTGCTGCTGGTTATTCAGGTGGCCATTGAACGGCGCTGGTCGTTTGGAAAAGCGCTGCTGGCGCTGGCCGTTTCCGTGCTGCCATTCGGCACTTTTTGGGCTGAAAAACGGCTATTCCACTAA
- a CDS encoding NAD(P)-dependent alcohol dehydrogenase: MLPTKAYAAPAPSVPLAPFDFERREVGPHDVLIDIQFCGVCHSDLHQVRDEWGGSMFPMVPGHEIVGRISKVGDHVKNFKVGDLAGVGCMVDSCRTCPSCQEGMEQYCETTGMVGTYNSREIGSGAPTYGGYSSQIVVDEKYTLKVSDKLDLARVAPLLCAGITTYSPLRQWKVGPGHRVGVMGLGGLGHMAVKLAAAMGAEVTVLSTSPGKEADAKELGAHKFVVTKDEAQLKSVGNYFDFIINTVSAQLDLATYVNLLRRDGTMILLGVPTEAPHIHAFNLISKRRRIAGSLIGGIAETQEMLDFCAEHNIMSDIELIDMKDINESYERMLKGDVKYRFVIDMATL, translated from the coding sequence ATGCTTCCAACGAAAGCCTACGCCGCCCCGGCTCCCAGTGTCCCCCTCGCACCCTTCGATTTTGAGCGCCGCGAAGTAGGCCCGCACGATGTGCTCATTGATATTCAGTTTTGTGGCGTGTGCCACTCCGACCTGCACCAGGTGCGCGACGAGTGGGGCGGCTCGATGTTCCCGATGGTGCCCGGCCACGAAATTGTGGGCCGCATCAGCAAGGTGGGCGACCACGTGAAAAACTTTAAAGTAGGCGACCTGGCCGGCGTGGGCTGCATGGTGGACTCGTGCCGCACTTGCCCCAGCTGCCAGGAAGGCATGGAGCAGTACTGCGAAACCACCGGCATGGTGGGTACCTACAACAGCCGCGAGATTGGCAGCGGCGCGCCCACCTACGGCGGCTACTCGAGCCAGATTGTGGTGGACGAGAAGTACACCCTCAAAGTATCCGATAAGCTGGACCTGGCCCGTGTGGCGCCGCTGCTCTGCGCCGGCATCACCACCTACTCGCCCCTGCGCCAGTGGAAAGTGGGCCCCGGCCACCGCGTGGGCGTGATGGGCCTGGGCGGCCTGGGCCACATGGCCGTGAAGCTCGCCGCCGCCATGGGTGCCGAGGTAACGGTGCTCAGCACCTCGCCCGGCAAGGAAGCCGATGCCAAAGAGCTGGGCGCCCACAAGTTTGTGGTAACCAAAGACGAGGCCCAGCTGAAGTCGGTAGGCAACTACTTCGACTTCATTATCAACACCGTATCGGCCCAGCTCGACCTGGCCACCTACGTGAACCTGCTGCGCCGCGATGGCACCATGATTTTGCTGGGCGTGCCCACAGAGGCACCGCACATCCATGCCTTCAACCTCATCAGTAAGCGTCGTCGCATTGCCGGCTCGCTCATCGGCGGCATTGCCGAAACGCAGGAAATGCTGGACTTCTGCGCCGAGCATAACATCATGTCCGACATCGAGCTCATCGACATGAAGGACATCAACGAGTCGTACGAGCGCATGCTGAAAGGCGACGTGAAATACCGCTTCGTGATTGACATGGCCACGCTGTAA
- a CDS encoding delta-60 repeat domain-containing protein: MRLFYSFITVALLGCGSWLSAAAQQLDPGFAPSTLTAPGGGVFASLKQPDGKVLITGQLQLLNGQPSPRMARLNADGTPDGTFRSQAGSGPSANITALALQPDGKILLGGEYGVTGYNGAPVQNLIRLNADGSLDNSFSSGGTGWQSSIYSIAVQADGKILVGRVLQSTFNG; this comes from the coding sequence ATGCGTCTTTTTTACTCATTTATCACGGTAGCTTTGCTGGGCTGCGGCAGCTGGCTTTCCGCCGCCGCGCAGCAGCTCGACCCCGGCTTTGCGCCCAGCACGCTCACGGCTCCCGGGGGTGGAGTTTTCGCTTCCCTTAAGCAGCCCGATGGCAAGGTGCTCATCACCGGTCAGCTCCAACTGCTGAACGGGCAGCCGTCGCCCCGAATGGCGCGCCTCAACGCCGACGGCACCCCCGATGGCACGTTCCGGTCGCAGGCCGGCAGCGGCCCCAGTGCCAACATTACCGCGCTGGCGCTCCAGCCCGACGGCAAAATCCTACTGGGGGGCGAATACGGCGTGACGGGCTACAATGGTGCGCCCGTGCAAAACCTCATCCGCCTCAATGCCGATGGCAGCTTGGACAATTCGTTCAGCTCGGGTGGCACCGGGTGGCAGAGCAGCATCTACAGCATTGCCGTGCAGGCCGATGGTAAGATTTTGGTAGGCCGCGTTTTACAGTCCACTTTCAACGGGTAA
- a CDS encoding serine hydrolase — protein sequence MRLLPFLVTLAAAAALSLPAHAQTPTPGAGNAFVRDSLASYVQRGLKLWNIPGLAVTVVKDGQVVVSQGFGVKAVDKPEPVDGNTLFLIASNSKLFTGTAISQLVEEKKLKLDDPVHQYLPDFRLYDSVSTRLVTIRDVLGHRMGTKTFQGDFTFWDSNLSRAEILQKVRYLKPVGLFRQQYGYSNYGFLTAGEIIPVATGGTTWQDFVQQRLLTPLGMTNTYPSTAGASQRANVALPYTTAFGPLTRVPFDEVDNFGPAASLVSNVNDLGHWLRFQLDSGQYNGQRIMPWATLRRTREGNTLVSASKSPIFPSHFRTYGLGVYSADYNARQIYWHTGGANGFVTNVCFVPEENLGLAVLTNQDNQSFFEALRYQLLDAYLGVPYVDRSRQLYAFAQKGNAETAKSVAELAARVARKIKPARSLKAYAGTYQHPVYGPITVEPKGRQLLVRFSHHPALTTTLDYMDGDTFRSTFSNAAYGIFPAPFAVENGQVKTLEIRVNEGLEQDPYLFTKQ from the coding sequence ATGCGCTTACTTCCTTTCCTGGTCACGCTGGCTGCGGCCGCCGCCCTTTCCCTCCCCGCTCACGCCCAAACGCCTACGCCCGGCGCGGGCAACGCCTTCGTGCGCGACAGCCTAGCCAGCTACGTGCAGCGCGGCCTCAAATTATGGAACATTCCTGGCCTGGCCGTGACGGTGGTGAAGGATGGGCAGGTAGTGGTGTCGCAGGGTTTCGGCGTGAAAGCCGTGGACAAGCCCGAACCAGTGGACGGTAATACCCTCTTCCTCATCGCCTCCAATTCCAAACTCTTCACCGGCACCGCCATTTCGCAATTGGTCGAGGAAAAAAAGCTGAAGCTGGACGACCCGGTGCACCAGTACCTGCCCGATTTCCGGCTCTATGACTCCGTCAGCACCCGCTTGGTTACCATTCGCGATGTGCTGGGGCACCGCATGGGCACCAAGACCTTCCAGGGCGATTTCACCTTCTGGGATTCTAACCTGAGCCGGGCCGAAATCCTGCAAAAAGTGCGCTACCTGAAGCCTGTGGGGCTGTTTCGGCAGCAGTACGGTTACAGCAACTACGGCTTCCTGACGGCCGGCGAAATCATTCCCGTGGCCACCGGTGGCACCACCTGGCAGGACTTTGTGCAGCAGCGCCTGCTCACCCCGCTGGGCATGACGAATACCTACCCCAGTACGGCGGGGGCCAGCCAGCGGGCCAACGTGGCGCTGCCCTACACCACGGCTTTCGGCCCGCTCACGCGGGTGCCGTTTGATGAGGTGGATAATTTCGGGCCGGCCGCCAGCCTGGTTTCCAACGTGAATGACCTCGGCCACTGGCTGCGCTTCCAGCTCGACAGCGGCCAATACAACGGCCAGCGCATCATGCCCTGGGCCACGCTGCGCCGCACCCGCGAGGGCAACACGCTGGTGAGCGCCAGCAAGTCGCCCATCTTCCCCAGCCACTTCCGCACCTACGGCCTGGGCGTGTACTCAGCCGACTACAACGCCCGCCAGATTTACTGGCACACCGGCGGGGCCAACGGCTTCGTGACCAACGTGTGCTTTGTGCCCGAAGAAAATCTGGGCCTCGCCGTGCTCACCAACCAGGACAATCAGAGCTTCTTCGAAGCCCTGCGCTACCAGCTGCTCGATGCTTACCTGGGCGTGCCCTACGTGGACCGCAGCCGCCAGCTCTACGCCTTCGCCCAAAAGGGCAACGCCGAAACCGCCAAGAGCGTGGCCGAGCTGGCCGCCCGCGTGGCCCGGAAAATAAAGCCCGCCCGCAGCCTCAAAGCCTACGCCGGCACCTACCAGCACCCGGTATATGGCCCCATCACGGTGGAGCCGAAGGGCCGGCAGCTGCTGGTGCGCTTCTCGCACCACCCCGCCCTCACCACTACGCTGGACTATATGGACGGCGACACCTTCCGCAGCACCTTTTCCAACGCGGCCTACGGGATTTTCCCGGCCCCCTTCGCCGTGGAGAACGGGCAGGTGAAAACGCTGGAAATTCGGGTGAACGAAGGGCTGGAGCAGGACCCGTACCTGTTCACGAAACAATAA
- a CDS encoding ribonuclease H-like domain-containing protein, with the protein MNILHNVDLTRIFFVDIETVPGHATHAEMPAAHQPLWKKFCDKRHARELAEGQTHEALFANGGLYAEFGKIVCISVGKFYTLADDTLEFKVKSYANDDEHEVLRSFARALDEAKPYGTKLPTATNTREHDDPKRIGHYLCAHNGREFDYGYIGRRMLICGQPIPPMLDVAGYKAWDLPHLLDTMELWKFGDFKGTISLALLAGVFGIPSPKDDIDGSQVGHTYWTEKDLKRIVTYCEKDVITTARVFMHYQGLKSFWPDVRVTHTPWPPIPVMRVVA; encoded by the coding sequence ATGAACATCCTGCACAATGTCGACCTGACCCGCATTTTCTTCGTCGATATTGAAACCGTGCCCGGCCACGCCACCCATGCCGAGATGCCGGCCGCCCACCAGCCGCTCTGGAAGAAGTTCTGCGACAAGCGCCACGCCCGCGAGCTGGCCGAGGGCCAGACCCACGAAGCCCTGTTTGCCAACGGCGGCCTCTATGCCGAGTTTGGCAAAATCGTGTGCATTTCGGTGGGCAAGTTCTACACCCTGGCCGATGACACGCTTGAATTTAAAGTGAAATCGTACGCCAACGATGATGAGCACGAAGTGCTGCGGAGCTTCGCCCGGGCCCTGGACGAAGCCAAACCCTACGGCACCAAGCTGCCCACCGCCACCAACACCCGCGAGCACGACGACCCGAAGCGCATCGGCCACTACCTCTGCGCCCACAACGGCCGCGAGTTCGACTACGGCTACATCGGCCGCCGCATGCTGATTTGCGGTCAGCCCATTCCGCCGATGCTCGACGTGGCCGGCTACAAGGCATGGGACCTGCCTCACCTGCTCGACACCATGGAGCTATGGAAGTTTGGCGATTTCAAAGGCACTATCTCCCTGGCCCTGCTGGCCGGCGTCTTCGGCATTCCCTCACCCAAAGACGACATCGACGGCTCCCAGGTGGGCCACACCTACTGGACCGAGAAAGACCTCAAACGCATTGTGACCTATTGCGAGAAGGACGTTATCACCACGGCCCGCGTCTTTATGCACTATCAGGGCCTCAAGTCGTTTTGGCCCGACGTGCGGGTTACCCATACCCCGTGGCCGCCCATACCGGTCATGCGGGTAGTGGCCTAA